The DNA region ttggcattgcctttcttttggattggaatgaaaactgaccttttccagtcccatggccactgctgagtcttccaaatttgctggcatattgagaacagcactttcacagcatcatcttttaagatttgaaatagctcaactggaatttcatcacctccgctagctttgttcatagtgatgtttccaaaggcccacttgactttacattccaggatgtctggctctaggtgagtgatcacaccatggtgattatctgggtcatgaagatcttttttgtacagttctctgtgtattcttgccacctcttcttaatatcttctgcttctgttaggtccataccatttctgtcctttattgagcccatctttgcatgaaatattcccttgctatctctaattttcttgaagagatctctagtctttcccattctattgttttcccctatttctttgcactgatcactgaggaaggctttcttatctctccttgctattctttggaactctgcattcaattgggtatatctttcctcttctttgctttttgcttcccttcttttcacagctatttgtaaggcctcctcagacagccattttgcttttttgcatttctttttcttggggatgatcttgattcctgtctcctgtacaatgtcatgaacctccatccatagttcatcaggcactctgtctatcaagtctagtcccttaaatgtatttctcacttccactgtatagtcataagggatttgatttaggtcatacctgaatggtctagtgattttctccactttcttcaagtaaatatttatcaattttctATTGAAGGGCaaagctgtgttccctctctgctaTTTACCAGGGGCCAAACTATGATGGAGGTAATGAATATAATGGcttcctccttcaaaaggtcccattcATGCACTGTTACACTCAATGCCCCCaactctgcagcaggccactgccaacccatgcctctgctggagactcctggacattcacaggcaagtctgggtcagtctcttgtagggtcactgcttgtttctcctgggtcttggtgcacccaaggttttgtttgtgccctccaagagtctgtttccccagtcctgtgtaaacccctggtggggttaatggtgacttcctccaagggggcttatgccatacccaagtctactgcacccagagtccctgcccctTCAGCAGTCTGCTGCTGAAGCATAACTCCTCAGGGGGTACTCCAACatagttctgtctcagtctctttgGGGTCTTtaggtcctggtgtgcacaagataTGTTTGAGCCCTCTAAGCATCTCTAGCACGTATGGACTTTGATTCTAAATATGATTTTGCCCCTTCTACCATCTTGCCTTTACATGAGGTATCTCCTTAAAGTtgctccaacaccacacagcCACCACTCCAGCATCagctaccatcttgctggggcttctctgcagttggatgtggggtatctcctcatagTCACCTCACCACCACACAGCCACTGCTCCAGGGCCTATGGTCTTGCTGGAgctgctgagtgccaaagaattgatgcttttgaactatggtgttggggaagacccttgaaagtcccttggacagcaaggagatccaaccagtccatcctataggaaatcagtcctaaatattctttgaaaggactgatgctgaagctgaaactccaatactttggtcacctgatgcaaagaactgactcatttgaaaagaccatgatgctgggaaaggttgaaggcaggaggagaaggggatgacagaggatgagatggttggatggcgtcaccgactcaatggacatgattttttcttttttctttttttttggacatgagtttgagtaagcttcaggagttggtgatagtcagggaggcctggcatgctacagtccatggggtcacaaagagtcagacatgactgagtgactgaactgaactgattgaaacTGTTTCTTATGCATGTGTCTTAGTCAAGTATCTATAGGAAAAAGATGAGGGGTTATCTGTCAAGTTCTCTTACTACCCAACAGAATGTCTTGGATCCATATTTTTGAAGGCTTAATCATTCCaaacatgtttatatataatgaATGCTTTTATAATGAAATATGCTGTGTATAAGTTTGACAACTAAAAGATAAATCACAACATCCATCTGGTTGCCTAACCTGGGAGACATACAGCAAAAATGTGTTTCTTCTATTTAAAAGCTATGAGTATTGCTAAGTGCTTGAGACAGTGGAGTGAAATCAGACACAGAATTTGAAACTTCCTTGTGGTCTAACTATCTTCCTGACCATCCAAGATGCCCACATAGGATCACATTCATCCATAGTATTTGTCGGACATCCTTCCCCCAAACAGCTTTCTGTCTAATTCCTTTTCAGTGTTTCATCTGACAAGCCATGTTCCCCTCACCCTTgacaacaaaatatatatgagCCTTATAAGAAACATTTTCTCTCTGATGTTCAAAAAGCAGTGATAGGAGAGAATAAcacattcaaaaaaaaagttagcaTCATATAACTAATGTTTTGTAAGACATTGAACACACCAGGAGCAAAGGTGAAACCTACTAAGGAAGAACTGGGACAGGGCTTTCAGTTGTACACACAGGAGCATACCAGGAAAAGGAATAgtgttattttccccattttgaacTACTGAATGAGAAACACACAATTATGTAATTAAATGATCAATTTTCCTAGGAGGGTAAACAATAACAAGGAAATACTGATGTAATGATAGCAGCTTTTCAGCAGGATATAAAGGGGGCTGTGGGCCAAGGAGACTCTCAGACTCAAGAAACTCACTTTCCTGGAAACACACCCAGAACCTCCACCCTCTAACACCATGGTCAGCTCCTGTTGTGGCTCCATCTGCTCTGACCAGAGCTGTGGCCGAAGTCTCTGCCTGGAGACCTGCTGCCGCCCCAGCTGCTGCCAGACCACCTGCTGCAGGACCACCTGCTACCGCCCCAGCTGCGGCGTGTCCAGCTGCTGCAGCCCCGTCTGCTGCCAGCCCACCTGCCGCATCTCTAGCTGCTGCCGCCCCTCCTGCTGTGGGTCCAGCTGTGGTTCCAGCTGCTGCAGGCCTACTTGCTGCATCTCCAGCTGCTGCAGGCCCCAGTGCTGCCAGCCTGTCTGCTGCCAGCCCACCTGCCCTCGTCCCACCTGCTGCATCTCTAGCTGCTGCCGCCCCTCCTGCTGTGGGTCCAGCTGTGGTTCCAGCTGCTGCAGGCCTACCTGCTGCATCTCCAGCTGCTGCAGGCCCCGCTGTTGCCAGTCTGTGTGCTGCCAGCCCACCTGCTCCCGCATCTCCAGCTGCTGCCGCCCAAGCTGCTGCCTGCGCCCAGTGTGTGGCCGGGTCTCCTGCCACACCACTTGCTATCGGCCCACCTGTGTCATCTCCACCTGCCCCCGCCCCGTATGCTGTCCCTCTTCTTGCTGCTGAGCCCGCTGCCCTGTGACCACTGTCTCCACTTACCTCTGTCCTACATATGTAGATCCTTTTTCACGCTGACCCTTAGGACTCATGGAGTCTAGCTGACATCATTCAGTTAGTTGAATCTCATGATTCCAGCAGCCCACCACTGTTCTGCTGACTCTGTGAGCATATTCTGGCTCATTTATAATTCTCCCTTgctatattttcctttctatatcagcaacagataaaaattaatttgcaatCCATCAGATCAGAAATTATCTCAGTCCTCtaaatttttcattcttcctgATATTTTGGTCATGATCTGCAGGTGGTCTACAAGGTGACCATTATCTGCAGCTGCTGACTGGCACTGAGTTGACACCCGAGAtcgggggtgggggagcccaATTTACCCTTTATTTTCTCCTTGTgtgaatttcttttgttttgtcacttctctgctttctaataaacTTCTCTGCATATAGAAACTCACTGGcattttttcctattgttttcaTGATCATTTTACTTACTAACTAGGCAATTTATGTTGTATATGAAGATACAGGAAGAATAACCCATGTTGAAATCACTTTGACAATAGATGCTACATCAGATATAGATGATTTAAGATTTGAGAACAAAACtggcatgtatgtatatgtgcatgtgcatgtgacTTAATAtactaaattcagttcagttcagttcagttcagtcgctcagtcgtgtccgactctttgcgaccccatgaattgcagcacaccaggcctccctgtccatcaccaactccctgagtttactcaaactcatgtccatcgagtcggtgataccatccagccatcttatcctccgtcgtccccttctcctcctgcccccaatccctcccagcatcagggtcttttccaatgagtcaactcctcgaatgaggtggccaaagtattggagtttcagctttagcatcagtccttccaatgaattagGACAGAGTTAATTAAAACACTTTATACCCTTTAATACCACTAGCTCCCTTTtggaaaaaaggataaaatttcTAAGCGTGGAGTACATGCCAAAAAATTGCCTGTAAAGAATTTAATGTACTCAATTCCTTTCACTTAATATACAACGTTTCCAAGTTATAATCATAGATGAGTTATATGTCCCATTGAGTTCAGTTGAGGAGATACCATGTttcattgtatttaaaaaaaaacactttattaaGGTCTGATTGATGtattaaaaagttatatatatttagtgAATACAACTCAATGAGTTATATAttactgtatttttaagaaaatatgccGGATCTGGATGGTGTGTTATGTTTCTGAGTATATCTCTCAAAGTTTTCCTCATAATTCAAATATCTCCTCACTTAACAAATGTCTCCTCACTGAACAACTCAaatgtctcctcctcctcactcacTTAACATAACTTAAATGTCTCCTCCTAGGAGGTTGGAATTTCAgagttcactttttaaaaagattcttttaATTGAAGCTAATTTGTAGTTTTGAGTAGTTCTCAGTTGGGGTACACACTGACTCGGGGCGGGGGTGCACATTAATACTGAATTCTACAAAGAAGATTGAAACCTACCCAATGAGTAAGTAATGGCAAGATTTCCTAACCCCTGATTTAGAAATTGAAATAGCAACACCTTTGGATagtgtccactccagtatttttggattcccttgtggctcagctggtaaagaactcgcctgcaacgtgggagacctgggtttgatcactgggttgggaagatcccctggagaagggaacagccccCCACTCCAGTGtggtggcctggagaattcacagtccatggagttgcaaagagtcggacacgactaaatgactttcactttcacttttggataCTGTCAgaaattactttccaaaataaaGTTCCATGACttgtctataaaaatatttaaaaattgaactaaaaGTTAAAGCAGCATTATAGCATCAAACATTCTCAACTACTAAAACACTTTCTAGGCTGGCTACTTCCAGGATGAGGAAAATAAGGGGAGCTCATCTGAAGGAAACACATGGACCACCTTCTCCACAAGGGTAATTATCACATGTAGCAATAAACTGAATATATAAAGATTGTCTCAGTTGCCAATTGCTACATTACAATCCATGCCAAAGCTTATTAGCCAAACACAGCAACTGTTTTAGTATATTAAGTCTCACAATCCTGTGCATTAACTGGGCATTCTGACGATCTTCTCTGTCCTCACTCATACCACTGTGCTGATCTCAAAATTTAACTGGGACTCAAAGTTCCAAGATTTACATGTCTGTTAGTTGACTCTtccaggaaggaaaggaagatgcTTGAAGACTTGTTAAGGCTTAGATTCCAGAACTCATATAACACTATTTCCACTGCTGTGCTATTGATCAAAGCAAGTCATAAGGCCAAACCAGACACAAAGAGTAAGGAAACAGAATTTACCTCTTGATGGGAAGAATTGCAAGACATGCTGGCCAGTTCAGGACTGAGGCAGAATTCGGAAGCTCTACTATGTCAATGACAGTCCTGAGGatcccttccttcctgtcttccaCTTATTtgaatataaagtaaaaacattGATTCCTGAAAGGTGATATGGATTCCCACCTCTGAATTACAATGAGGAAGTTTTGGCAGAGGTGGGGCTCCATGTAATGGCAGCTCTTCATATTTAAGTgaagagaaataaggaaaatgagaacttccagactGCAGAATGGTCCCATGTGTGCACCTGACATTAGCTTCTCACGGGTTGTGAAAATTTGTTACCTCCTAGTAACAAAAGTACTCtagcctggaggattccatggacagaggagcctggtgggctgcagtccatggggtcgctacaagtcggacacgtctgagcgatttcactttcacacattggagaaggaaatggcaacccactccagtgttcttgccttgagaatcccagggatgggggagcctggtgggctgctgtctatggggttgcacagagtcagacacgactgaagcaacttagcagcagcagtaacaaaAGAGACTGTATGGCCCCTACACACTTGAGACTTGATATGATGAAAAAAGCCAAAAGagattttttacttaaaaaagcaaaagtacAAATGTCAAGAAGCAATGCTACAtctgctgattcatgtcaacgtatggcaaaaaccactacaatattgtaaagtaattagcctccaactaataaaaataaatgaaaagaaaaaaagaaaaaaaaagaggcaatgcTACTCTCACAATCTGTCCCACCttctctttcccccactgtgtccacaagtccattctctatgtctgtgtctctattccttctCTGCAAAGAGACAGTAGCATTGGCATATATatactgccatgtgtaaaataggtagttagtgggaagctgctgcatagcacagagaactcagctcagtgttctgtgatgacctagagggttgaGGTGGTGGGAAGGGAGATTCCGGAGGGgtaggatatatgtatacatatagctgactcattttgttgtacagcagaaatggaCACAACACTGTATAGCaattatagtccaataaaaataataataactaacagAACTACAAACTaccagtcaaaaaataaatgtcaagtgGCAGAGAGTGCCATCTCTTTCACATCTTTTATCAAGAGACTAAGACTATTGAAGCTTTGCAGAAGACATGGAAAGAGACTCTGAAGCTAAAGAGTTCAGTGTTATTGGCTTGATTTCAAAAGACAGAGAACCCAGAACATCTCTCTGATTTAGGAGGAGTTATGGCAGTTAAAGCTAATATTTACTATGGATTGATGGAATATTTACTCTCCAGTGCCCTCCATCCCCTACCCCAGCTAAAAAAAGCAATTTCACCAAACGAAAGTCACTAAAAGACTTTGGGAGTCACCATTTTCATCATTATCCAGATGAACTCTGTGGTTTCTCGTGTTAGGTAACCACATGGTTGAAGGAGTGGAGGAAAGTATTATTTGTCATCATAACATCAAACTAACAAGAGCAGAACCCCCACTATTCAGGGCAACCAAGACCAATAGTTgattagtaaataaaaaataaagtcatagagCACTTCCACACTCAAGGAACATGAAAGTTCCAAGGCAAAAACAATTTCTGAAgaacattcagtcagtcagtcagtcagtcagtcagttcagtcgctcagtcgtgtctgactcttggcgaccccatgaattgcagcacgccaggcctccctgcccattaccaactcccggagtctacccaaacccatgtccatcaagtcagtgatgccatccaaccatctcatcctctgttgtccccttctcctcctgcctccaatccttcccagctttagggtcttttccaatgagtcagttcttcgcatgaggtggccaaagtactggagtttcagcttcaacattagtccttccaatgaatgcccaggactgatctcctttaagatggactggttggatctccttgcagtccaagggactctcaagagtcttcaacaccacagttcaaaagcgtcagttcttcattgctcagccttcttcaccatccaactctcacatccgtacatgaccactggaaaaaccatagccttgaccagatggacctttgttggcaaagtaatgtctctgcttttaaatatgctatctaggttggtcataactttccttccaaggagtaagtgtcttttattttcatggctgcaatcaccacctgcagtgattttggagcccaaaaaataaatcctgacactgtttccactgtttccccatctatttgcaatgaagtgatgggaccagatgccatgatcttagttttctgaatgttgagctttaagccaactttttcattctcctccttcactttcatcaagaggcttttcagttcctcttcactctctgccataagggtggtgtcatctgcatatctgaggttattgatattcctcctggcaatcttgattccagcttgtgcttcatccagaccagcatttctcatgatatactctgcatataagttaaacagcagggtgacaatacatagccttggcgtactccttttcccatttggaaccagtctgttgttccgtgtccagttctaactgttgcttcctgacctgcatacaggtttctcaagaggcaagtcagctggtctggtatataaatatatatatatatatatatatttataaatatataaataaagcagaaatagatgtttttctgggactcttttgctttttcgatgatccagcgaaggttggcaatttgatctctggttcctctgcctttcctaaaaccagtttggacatctggaagttcgaggttcatgtattgctgaagccaggcttggagaattttgagcattactttactagcatgtgagatgagtgcaattgtgcgttaGTTCGAgcattgttgctgctgctgctaagttgcttcagtcgtgtccaactctgtgcgaccccatagacagcagcccaccaggctacccctgtccctgggattctccaggcaagaacactagagcgcattgccatttccttctccaatgcatgaaagtgaaaagtgaaagtgaagtcgctcagtcatgtccgactctttgcgaccccatggactgcagcctaccaggctcctccgtccatgtccatgggattttccaggcaagagtactggagtggggtgccattgccttctccaagttcGAGCATTAACTAATGATAAATAATGACACATCACAAGAGGAAATGGACCTCCACTGGTTCACCCTCATAATGGTTTAGACCTTCCTATTGCTGGGAGTCCCAGGGATTTCTCTGGCCCAAGACAGATGATTTTCTCAGCCTGAAATCCCTACACCATAGCAAAGACTAAAATTGGATTTTAAACTCATTTATATTGTAAGCAGTTCTACatataacttttgtttttcttccatcgACATTCACAAAAGAAGATTCACTGGGCTCCTCTTGCTAAGAATTTCCAGTTCTGGCTATCTCAGATGAGAGATCCTTCCAGACTCTTTTGTAATCTTTTGGGCCCAGTAAGGGAGTTAAAACCCTAGCCCAGAGTCATTGGTTCATATCCAGAAGAAGCTTCAGCATAAGttcacagattaaaaaatttGGTCTTAAGTTCCTGCTTCATTctggaaatttttgttttctttcttttttaatttttattaatttctatatttttaattggaggtaaAAAGTTGTATGCTCGGGcctggttcactgggaagacccagaggaatcgggtggagagggaggtgggaggggggatcaggatggggaatacatgtaactctatggctgattcatgtcaatgtatgacaaaacccactgaaatgttgtaaagtaattagcctccaactaataaaaaataaaaattaaaaaaaaaaagttggacttACTTTACTTACTTAACTTCTGTAAACTTTACAGTTTACAGACTTtttacaactgaacaactaacattttcaaaatttctttacaatttattgtgttggtttctgccatatatcagcacaagtcagccataggcatacaaatgtcccctccctcttgaaaccccctctcacttcccaccccatcccacccctctaggtagtcacagagcactgggtttgagctccctgcatcatacagca from Cervus canadensis isolate Bull #8, Minnesota chromosome 1, ASM1932006v1, whole genome shotgun sequence includes:
- the LOC122442068 gene encoding keratin-associated protein 4-7-like, producing the protein MVSSCCGSICSDQSCGRSLCLETCCRPSCCQTTCCRTTCYRPSCGVSSCCSPVCCQPTCRISSCCRPSCCGSSCGSSCCRPTCCISSCCRPQCCQPVCCQPTCPRPTCCISSCCRPSCCGSSCGSSCCRPTCCISSCCRPRCCQSVCCQPTCSRISSCCRPSCCLRPVCGRVSCHTTCYRPTCVISTCPRPVCCPSSCC